The DNA window GAATTTGTTTTTTCCGATCACTCCGGCAACAACCTCTCCAGTATGAAGACCGATACGAACATTAAATTCGAATTCTAACTCAGGTTTTAATTCATCCAAACGATGTATCATGTCGAGGGCTGCCTGGGCCGCTTTATGTGCATGATCTTCTGTTGGGACTGGAATCCCGCCTGCCAACATATAACAATCGCCTATTGTTTTAATTTTTTCTAATTTATATTTATCGGCGATCACATCGAATTCTGTAAAAATACGATTTAAGATCTCCACTAGTCTTGTGGGAGTTTGGATCTTAGTGGTGAGTTTTGAAAATCCAACTATATCAGCAAAGAGTACGGTGGAAGAAGGAAAATAATCTGCGATAACACCTTCTCCTCCTTTTAAACGATCCGCAATACTTCTAGGTAGAATGTTTAAGAGTAAATTTTCGGACTTCTGTCTTTCTTCTTCTATACTCTTGTTCAAGACTTCGATCTTTTCCAAAGAGTCTTTTAATTCTTTGTTCCTTTTGGAAAGAGTTCTATAGGCATCCGCGTTATCCACACCGATTGCCACATAGTTAGCCAAAGTCCTAAGAATATTCAGCTGATTAGGCTGGAATGCATTTTTAGAATAACTGTGAACTGTAAGAATTCCGATCAGACGTTCTTCTACTTTAAGAGGAAAGTATAATGCTGATTGGGAATTTTCGCCGAAATGTTTTCTGATATCAGATAAATAATTCGGATAATCCTTTTCGATATCCAGAGTGATCAGTTCTTTTTGTTGTTTTACACAATAAGAAGAAGGGTTATCTTCTTCTAAAGAATCTACGGAAGGAGCCGGGACGTATCTTCCGTCTATTACGCAAAACTTATATTTGATCTCTTTCTTTTCTTCGTCGTAAGTTCCGAATGCTAGAACATCCATAGGAACGATAGACTTAGTATTTTCATAAACTGATTGTATAATAACTTTGGGTTCAAGGGAAGAAGTGATGATCTTTCCGATCTCTGTTACAAGTTTGAGGTCCATATAAGCGGCCTCTAACATTATATTAGAATCAGTTAATGCTTCTTGGGTTTTGAGAAGTCTATGCTGGGTGGAGTCCCCGATCTTCATAATCTTTGAAGATTGTTTAAGAAGGGACTCGTAGGATCCTACTATGGTTTTTAATTTTAGTTTAGGATCCTCTTTGGTATTCGAATCTTCTAAAAAAGACTGAGCGTCCGAGAGAAGTTTAAATTCCTGCTCGAAAAAAGTATTTTGTTCTTTCGAAGTTTCGTTCTTTTCCACTTGTTCCGCACGAAAGAAATCTTATTTATAAGATTTCATTTTGAAAGGCAGGGACAAATCGGAAGAGAATTCTTCTCCGGTTTCCTGCATGTCTTCGTCGTCTTCTTTATAAAGCCACTCGACTTCTACCTTTCCACCTTTGTCATGATATTTCTGGAGGTTGTCCAAAATATCCATGATCACTTTGGAAGAACTGGTATTAAAATAATCCATTTGAAAACGGAACTGGATCTGTTTGTTTGCAGTTTGGATTGCAGACAACCAATCAAAGACTGGTTTATAAAACGCCATTGCGTTTTCCGGATAAGATTCTCCGATAATTTCTGCGAGCCCCTTATCTGATTCTAAGATGATTTCCGGTGAAGTTTTAGTCTGTTGTATATGTAAGGATTCCATGATTAGTTTTCCTTCGTAAAGAATGCGGAGATTGTAAAAAAGGACAGTTTGTTATCCAATTTGTCGAAACGAAACACCAGAGGTCCGTCTGACTTCCTGGCGATATCGATTAATCCCACACCTGCTCCTTTGCTATCTTCCGGCCTCTCCGATCTAAGTTGCTGTTGGTAGAAGGACTTTAATTCGTCCTTACTCATGGAGTTGATTTTTTGGATCCTTTCGGTCAAAAATTCGATCTTCTCGTTTAGTACCAAATTTCCCGAAGCAACATGGTAGCCAACCGAATTTTCCCTAACTATGAGGATCCCTACGCCTGCTTCTTTCTGCTCTTCGTTAATTTTTCGTTCAGCGGAGTAGTGCAGCATATTTTGCGCTAGTTCAATAAATACCGCGAAAATTTTCTTTATTTTCGATTCCGTGCTCAAAGAAGTCCGGATCATAGATCCTAACTCAGTTAGAACTTCCTGGGACAGTCTGCCCTTAAAGGATACGAGCAGATTGTATTCGCTGGTTTCCTGATAAGTCTTAAATAGATTTATGACTTCATTTTCCATCTTCAGCATCTTCCTTTTTCAGAAACATCTCCTTATCTTCCCCCCAGTATCACACCGACTAGTGTTATGTCGTCCCGTTGAGCCTCTCCATTTTGGTGGGCTAACAGAAAGGATTCTAAACGTTCTTTTTGTTCTTCGCAGGAAAGATGTTCTATCCCGCTTAAGAAGTTTAACAACCCTTTAGTACCAATTTTTTGTCGGTCCGGATTCGGCTGGTCCATAAAGCCGTCCGTGGTTAAGTAAACACTCGTACGAATTCCTTTTTCCAAGGGAATGGAGTGTGTTGTAAATTTTCGCGTTTCTTCTTTTTGCCTGCCGCCGATCGAGAATCTATCACCTTTAATTTCGGTCAAGACTCCGCCTTTTCCTATAAAAATAGGCCGTTTTGCTCCCGCAAAGTATAAATTATTTCCCTCAATCTTTAATAGACAAAGATCCATTCCATCTCTGGAATTTGTTTGGTCCATGTCCTGTTTAAGGGCTTGTCTTACTTTTTTATGCAGTTGTTCTAAAATAGAACCCGGATCGGTGATACCAATTTCATTCACAATCTGATTGAGCAAAGTATTTCCAATCATGGACATAAGAGCTCCCGGAACTCCGTGGCCTGTACAATCGACGGATGCGATATATATTGTATCTTCCTGTTTTGAAAACCAGTAAAAATCTCCCGATACTATATCTTTCGGACGGAATACCACAAAATAATCAGAAAGTGCGCTTCCTAATACTTCAGAAGAAGGTAAAATGGCCTGCTGGATATTCAATGAATATGTAATACTGTCCGTAATATGCTGGTTTTTTAATGCCAGATCGTCGTTAGCTTGCGCCAATTCTTTTGTTCTCTCTGTGACTTTGCTTTCCAAATTCGCATAAAGTAATGCGTTATCGATGGAGATGGCAGCCTGAGAGGACAGAATAGAGATAGTCTGTAGTCTATCCGAAGTGAATGCCGCCTCGGAAAGATTATTCTCTAAATATAATATACCAATCAGTTCTCCCTGCTTGATGATCGGAGAACATAGAACGGATTTTGTTTTCCTTTCTCGAATATACGGATCTTTGTTGAACTTCTCATCTGCGAACGCGTTACGAAGTACCAGGTCTTCTTTGGTTCTCTCTACATAGTAGATAACGCTGATCGGTATATTTTTACTCTCTTGGATCGGAATCCCTTGGAGAACTCTGATCTCATCGTCGGTTGTGCTACCTTCCGCTTCTACGAAAAGTTTTCCGTCCCTTCTTAAGATCATGACTCCTTTTTCAGCACCTACGTTCTCGATAGAGATTTGCATTAAGGTATCCAATAAGGATTCTAGTTTGATCTCTCCAGAGATTGCGGTAGAACTTTTCAGAATGGATTGGAAGTCCAGAGTCTGCCCAGAATATACTTCTGTTGCAGAAGCGGTTCTTGTGCTTAAAGTCCCGATTGTGCGGGTAGTGCGGAAGGTATCCCTTCCTCCTTTTTCTCGGATGAATTCTGGGAATTTGGCTTTGAGAAGTTCCTGCTTTTTAATAGCTCCCCATCTTCCATATTTTTGGTAAGCTTCTGCGATATATTGGGATCCTATCTTGATACTTCCTTTGGAGAACCAGAATTTGGATGCAAGTTCGGCAGCTAAAGCCTCGTCATTATAATATTCGTTTTTACCAGCAAGTTGAACCGCTTGTTCATATGTTTTAGCAGCTTTCCAGTTTTTGTATTCTAATCTTGCAAGTTCAGCTTCTACCAAAAGGAATTTATGCTCAAAGTTTTCTGGAGCATTTGTGGAAAGAAGTTTAAGCTTCTCTTGGTTTTTTTTGATCCTTTCTAAGAACTTAGCCTTTTGTTCTTGGGTAGAAAGTTTGTAATTCGCAGCCATCGCTAAAGAATATAGATAAGCATGTTCTTCTACGGCGATCTGGCCGGAGATGAATCCAAGCATACTTTCGGATTCTTCTAATTCTTTTAATGCACTTTCTGCTTCTCCATAACTGAGAAGTGTTCTTGCTTTCATGATCTTGAAAAGACAAACGGGGAAAGGACTTTGGTGAGAATTACATAATTCAATATAATTCTCTTCACTCATATCATCGATGGAGAATTCTAAATGAGAAGAAGTTTTTCCTCTTAGGTTAGAAACTACCAGCGCTGATGCGAGAACAGTATCGATTGCTAAATTGTTTTTTACCTTACGAGTGAATTTGAGAAGACCATCTATTTTAGGTTTTACTAATTCTAGATTTTTAGATTGAAGGACCACATTCACTGCGTCGTTCATTGCGCAGTAACCACCATGTAGGAATTCCCCAGATTCTAAACTTGCCTGGATCCCTCTATGGTTGATCTCTTCCGAATATTTTAAATGTCTTACGAAAGGAGTAGTATAGTTTGCAAGAATGTTCGCAGCTTTGGTGATCCCGCTCGGGTTCTTGTACTTTTCACTCACCTTGATCGCAAGTTCAGCGAATTCATAACCTTTTCTATATTGTTGGAATCCTGAAGTGAGAAGGATTGCATACATAGAATATCCGTATGGATCGGAAAGGTTTCCATACTTCAAGAATAGGTTTACCATCTTCAAGGAAACGATTGGGAAAAGTGATAATGCAAAATTATAAACAGTAGGAATGGCGCTGATCAAAAGATTCACTGCCATGATCTGTTCTTGTTTTTGGATCAGTGGGAGGTCCAACAAGGAGTCTACTGTTTTTTCTTCCAGAGCCTTGTTTACGATCTCTATCTCTTCTCCTGTTACTTTTTCATGATCTGTTTCAGGAATATCCACACCTAAAGGTTGGAGTGCCTTTATGATCATTGGAAGAGCTAAATCAAATTTTCCAAGAGCAGAATATTGGATAATTAGAAGGTTACAAGCATCTGCTTTTTCGATCGGAGATCTTGCGTATTTTAAAAGTGTATCTATTGTTTTTTGAGAATCATCAAAGTTTCCCGTGAGATACTGGGTCTCTCCTAACTCTCTAAAGATAGAATAACAAAGTTCATACTTAGCATTCCAAAGAACATCATCTCCTTGAGACGCTTCAGGCAGAAGGAAAAGTAATTCTCTCGCTTTCGCGATATAAGAAAGAGCAGGCTTGTAAGCTGTAGAATTTTTGGCCTTTTTTCCTGCGATAAGATCCAACTGAGCCAGTTTTAATTTCTCAGCAGGCTCTGTAATCAGCCCAGAGCCGATATTCATATGATTTGCGATATCAAAGATATTGTCTTCGATCTGTTTAGGATCAGCTCCTTCGATCAGGAATCTTCCTAATTGTAGGCGGATCTTCTTTTTCTTTTCTTCTTCTATAATTTCGTAAGCGGCTTGTTGGACTCTATCGTGTTGGAATCGGAAGGTAACTGTTTTTGCAGTCTGGTAATTTTTATCCTTATTCGCAGCTGTATCTTCGAAAGATTCAGCAAGACGATAATTCTCTCCAATCGGAACGATCAATTCTTCTGCGATTGTTTCCTGCAAAGAACTGAGAGCTGTTTTATAATCTGTTTCTAAAATTCTTGTTAGAAGTGCCAGATCGAAACTACTTCCGATACATGCGGCCATTTCAAGTGTTTCTTGGATCTTAGGAGAAAGTTTACGGATCCTGTTTACTAAAAGTTCAACTACGTTATCCGAAATTTTAGTGTTACGGATCTTGGCGATATCCCATTTCCAGACACCTTCTCCCGGTTTCCCGGAACCTTGATCGAAATAGACCGAATCTTCTTTGGCGAGTTGTTTCAGAAGTTCCCCGATAAAGAATGGGTTTCCTCCGGTTTTAGAATGGATGATTTCCGCCAGCTCAGTGGTTTTATCTTCCGAAATATAAAGGCTGTCTGAGAGTAATTGTCTTACATCTTTTAAAGCGAGAGGTTGGAGAACGATCTTGTACGGATCCAATCCTTCTTTTTCCAGAGTATCCAGCAATACTTGAAAAGGGTGGGAAGAATCTACTTCGTTATCTCTATATGCTAATATGATGAAAAGGTAATTT is part of the Leptospira saintgironsiae genome and encodes:
- a CDS encoding DUF1987 domain-containing protein; this translates as MESLHIQQTKTSPEIILESDKGLAEIIGESYPENAMAFYKPVFDWLSAIQTANKQIQFRFQMDYFNTSSSKVIMDILDNLQKYHDKGGKVEVEWLYKEDDEDMQETGEEFSSDLSLPFKMKSYK
- a CDS encoding protein kinase domain-containing protein, whose product is MIVTGFELKERLNAESASEVYKAVRKEDNRSVIIKFLPVLDELHPSVVNLRNEFEILNLLSSGYFVKPIKFEKLQDGFALFMDFVPGGSLKDFISKKPMTLSDFFPISIQLAERLAEIHSKKIIHKDLKPENIIFNRDEKQIRIIDFGISTKLNKEETSWSAPNILEGSIHYVSPEQTGRMNRSVDYRSDFYSLGITYYEMLLGKLPFDGEDLLQLVHAHLAKIPASPKEARSEIPTVLSEIVMKLLAKNAEDRYQTARGLQGDLEKAYALWKEKTDFPSFPLAQTDFSTEFKIPQKLYGRDEYIKTLLEEFKSVATNGRSRMVLIGGYSGVGKSSLVKEINKPLTESKGYFISGKFDQYNRNLPFSAIIQVFSSLVELILTESPERIEAWKSKIKKAVGANGKVVTDVIPELEIIIGKQDPVPELGPQENANRFYIVFQNFIKVFASPEHPLAIFLDDMQWADTASLELLKNLMEDVTVNYLFIILAYRDNEVDSSHPFQVLLDTLEKEGLDPYKIVLQPLALKDVRQLLSDSLYISEDKTTELAEIIHSKTGGNPFFIGELLKQLAKEDSVYFDQGSGKPGEGVWKWDIAKIRNTKISDNVVELLVNRIRKLSPKIQETLEMAACIGSSFDLALLTRILETDYKTALSSLQETIAEELIVPIGENYRLAESFEDTAANKDKNYQTAKTVTFRFQHDRVQQAAYEIIEEEKKKKIRLQLGRFLIEGADPKQIEDNIFDIANHMNIGSGLITEPAEKLKLAQLDLIAGKKAKNSTAYKPALSYIAKARELLFLLPEASQGDDVLWNAKYELCYSIFRELGETQYLTGNFDDSQKTIDTLLKYARSPIEKADACNLLIIQYSALGKFDLALPMIIKALQPLGVDIPETDHEKVTGEEIEIVNKALEEKTVDSLLDLPLIQKQEQIMAVNLLISAIPTVYNFALSLFPIVSLKMVNLFLKYGNLSDPYGYSMYAILLTSGFQQYRKGYEFAELAIKVSEKYKNPSGITKAANILANYTTPFVRHLKYSEEINHRGIQASLESGEFLHGGYCAMNDAVNVVLQSKNLELVKPKIDGLLKFTRKVKNNLAIDTVLASALVVSNLRGKTSSHLEFSIDDMSEENYIELCNSHQSPFPVCLFKIMKARTLLSYGEAESALKELEESESMLGFISGQIAVEEHAYLYSLAMAANYKLSTQEQKAKFLERIKKNQEKLKLLSTNAPENFEHKFLLVEAELARLEYKNWKAAKTYEQAVQLAGKNEYYNDEALAAELASKFWFSKGSIKIGSQYIAEAYQKYGRWGAIKKQELLKAKFPEFIREKGGRDTFRTTRTIGTLSTRTASATEVYSGQTLDFQSILKSSTAISGEIKLESLLDTLMQISIENVGAEKGVMILRRDGKLFVEAEGSTTDDEIRVLQGIPIQESKNIPISVIYYVERTKEDLVLRNAFADEKFNKDPYIRERKTKSVLCSPIIKQGELIGILYLENNLSEAAFTSDRLQTISILSSQAAISIDNALLYANLESKVTERTKELAQANDDLALKNQHITDSITYSLNIQQAILPSSEVLGSALSDYFVVFRPKDIVSGDFYWFSKQEDTIYIASVDCTGHGVPGALMSMIGNTLLNQIVNEIGITDPGSILEQLHKKVRQALKQDMDQTNSRDGMDLCLLKIEGNNLYFAGAKRPIFIGKGGVLTEIKGDRFSIGGRQKEETRKFTTHSIPLEKGIRTSVYLTTDGFMDQPNPDRQKIGTKGLLNFLSGIEHLSCEEQKERLESFLLAHQNGEAQRDDITLVGVILGGR
- a CDS encoding SiaB family protein kinase, which translates into the protein MENEVINLFKTYQETSEYNLLVSFKGRLSQEVLTELGSMIRTSLSTESKIKKIFAVFIELAQNMLHYSAERKINEEQKEAGVGILIVRENSVGYHVASGNLVLNEKIEFLTERIQKINSMSKDELKSFYQQQLRSERPEDSKGAGVGLIDIARKSDGPLVFRFDKLDNKLSFFTISAFFTKEN
- a CDS encoding adenylate/guanylate cyclase domain-containing protein, which translates into the protein MEKNETSKEQNTFFEQEFKLLSDAQSFLEDSNTKEDPKLKLKTIVGSYESLLKQSSKIMKIGDSTQHRLLKTQEALTDSNIMLEAAYMDLKLVTEIGKIITSSLEPKVIIQSVYENTKSIVPMDVLAFGTYDEEKKEIKYKFCVIDGRYVPAPSVDSLEEDNPSSYCVKQQKELITLDIEKDYPNYLSDIRKHFGENSQSALYFPLKVEERLIGILTVHSYSKNAFQPNQLNILRTLANYVAIGVDNADAYRTLSKRNKELKDSLEKIEVLNKSIEEERQKSENLLLNILPRSIADRLKGGEGVIADYFPSSTVLFADIVGFSKLTTKIQTPTRLVEILNRIFTEFDVIADKYKLEKIKTIGDCYMLAGGIPVPTEDHAHKAAQAALDMIHRLDELKPELEFEFNVRIGLHTGEVVAGVIGKNKFVYDLWGDSVNTASRMESHGATGRIHVSESVYLSLKDKYNFEDRNVIEVKGKGPMHTYFLQGVK